The Leadbetterella byssophila DSM 17132 DNA window CGAATATGATTTGGCTGCGAAACTACTCCAGGAACACGGTAGTGTAAGAAAGGCAGTAGATGCGTATAACAATAAATGAGTTGGTTTTCACCTTATTGGTTCTACCTTAAGACCCTAAATGGATTTTATTGGGCCAATGGATACCTTTTATGGCTCCTTGGCCTAATTCCTTTATTCCTGTTTTTAAAATGGGTTTTTCACTCTCATAAGCGTCAAACTCTGATTTTGACACTCCCCCAAAAGAGCACATCCAAAGGACTTTCAGTAAAGTTCAGGTTCCTTGTACCTGCTACTTTCATGTGCGGTGTTGCTTGTCTGGTCCTTGCTCTGGCCAGGCCACAGTTGAGTGGAGAATCTACTGACAGCCTTACTGCAGGGGTGGACATTGCTATTGCTATAGATATTTCGGATTCTATGCTGGCGGAGGATTTGAAGCCTAACCGACTGGAAGCGGCAAAAGGAATGGCTCTTCGCTTTATAGAAGGAAGGACTACAGATAGAATTGCCTTAGTTGCATTTGCAGGAGAAACAGCCACCCTGAGCCCTCTGACTACGGACTATACGGCTTTAAAGGAATATTTGGCTTCTATAAACACAAACATCATCCGAACTTCCGGTACGGCTCTAGGTATGGCCCTCTCATCTTGTGTGAACAAATTAAGGGATGTAGCCGGGAAATCCAGAATTGCCATTATCATCAGTGATGGAGATAATACGGCTGGCACAATTCCCCCGGAAACAGCTGTTGAGCTTGCGAAATCTTTCGGGGTGAGAGTTTATACCATTGCTATCGGTAAGCCTGGATCTGAAGAAGGCGTAGATGAAAAGACTTTAAGGATGTTGGCGGGAGGGCCGAACGGACGATTCTTTAAGGCCGCTGATAACTCTTCTCTTTCTAAGATTTTTGACGAGATAGATCATCTGGAAAAGACCATTTCTGAGACGGCAAGTGAAGTAAATAGGATAGATTTTTATTATCATTATCTGAACTGGTCTATCCTATTCTTTTTGATTTCTCTATTCTTGAGATTTACTTTGCTGGGGAATCTATTAGAGGATTAAATCTGTCCTCCAATAGCCACTTTCTGAAGTATAGACGCAATGATTTGTCGGGTAGTGATGCCATCCGCTTCTGCTTCATAATTAAGAATAATGCGGTGGTTAAACACGTCACCTACTAGAGCTTTTACGTCTTCTGGAAGTACATAATCTCTTTTATTGAAAAAGGCCAGAGCTTTCACTGCTTTATATAGAGAGATACCTGCTCTCGGAGAAACTCCAAATAGAATATATCTGGCTTCGTCTTTCAATCCATATTCCTCCGGATTACGTGTAGCAAAAACCAATTCTACAATGTACTTCTCTAAGGTCTCAGAGATCGTTACGGCGTTTACGTATTGCTTGATTTCTTCGATTTCGCTTCTATTTAAAACGTGGTTGATCTTTGGATTGAAGTCATAATTAGAAACTCTTTGTATCATTTCTAATTCCTTTCTTTTGTCCAAATAATCTACGTATACCTTCATCATGAAGCGGTCTACCTGAGCTTCGGGAAGAGGATAGGTACCCTCTTGTTCAACCGGGTTTTGTGTAGCGAGTACTAAAAATGGCTTGTCGAGTTTAAAAGATTCTTCGCCTATGGTAATCTGCTTTTCTGCCATGGCCTCAAGTAAGGCCGACTGAACCTTTGCAGGGGCT harbors:
- a CDS encoding VWA domain-containing protein, whose product is MSWFSPYWFYLKTLNGFYWANGYLLWLLGLIPLFLFLKWVFHSHKRQTLILTLPQKSTSKGLSVKFRFLVPATFMCGVACLVLALARPQLSGESTDSLTAGVDIAIAIDISDSMLAEDLKPNRLEAAKGMALRFIEGRTTDRIALVAFAGETATLSPLTTDYTALKEYLASINTNIIRTSGTALGMALSSCVNKLRDVAGKSRIAIIISDGDNTAGTIPPETAVELAKSFGVRVYTIAIGKPGSEEGVDEKTLRMLAGGPNGRFFKAADNSSLSKIFDEIDHLEKTISETASEVNRIDFYYHYLNWSILFFLISLFLRFTLLGNLLED
- a CDS encoding AAA family ATPase; this translates as MERKEYLYQKLTDIQTEIGKVVIGQENLINRLLIGLFTDGHILLEGVPGLAKTKTINSLAQVLDLGFQRIQFTPDLLPSDLVGTMIFNQKSGDFEVKKGPIFSNLILADEVNRAPAKVQSALLEAMAEKQITIGEESFKLDKPFLVLATQNPVEQEGTYPLPEAQVDRFMMKVYVDYLDKRKELEMIQRVSNYDFNPKINHVLNRSEIEEIKQYVNAVTISETLEKYIVELVFATRNPEEYGLKDEARYILFGVSPRAGISLYKAVKALAFFNKRDYVLPEDVKALVGDVFNHRIILNYEAEADGITTRQIIASILQKVAIGGQI